The Spirochaetaceae bacterium genome contains a region encoding:
- a CDS encoding ABC transporter substrate-binding protein gives MPLIRSLPFACALLLAPALTIMAAGAAGDETAAAEPASDMSMGAYNEAPMLAAMVADGELPPVDERLPLEPPVVYFAAGDEIGTYGGTLTVFHTSINPWADLGYETEIGGYVIRANPDTNELEPLLVKRAEMSNDAMSLTLYLREGTRWSDGHPMTADDYVFMYEDAHWNDKVTTWNWIPQIKRAIKVDDLTVRFETDEPYHALLAKHASPPGGGWQAFHPFHYLKKWHINHNPDAGALAKEEGFDTWDEAFNHHFFWAPQQDLEQPTHHPWILTERTNTGKRYVRNPYYWKVDPAGNQLPYVDHIQAQIVDAETYHLKIIAGEADFAVLGTRFDNFTLYKENEASGEYRVVQIAAPVVGHSVLIPNLFHEDEFTRGMYRDVRFRRALSLAINRDEINELVFFGVGVPRSATIVSTSPWARPEWEQAWAEHDPDQASALLDELGLTERDADGFRTRPDGEAFLQILEHNNEAGVPVLELYKEHFEEVGLKTEVRFRGDLWDRHNAGTDNIHTGTISSAEFREYTDAAKATEYDSRFYAVKWGIWIRAMRDLESGAKTLDDFADGKVPGEEPPDLVKELDEAVLAWGSSDYGSPEYVEAFQKVFDLHAEQVFLIGSVGVTPNLGIYKNHLANYPTFYKPEAVWPGDLLTSADKLFIRQ, from the coding sequence ATGCCCTTGATCCGATCGTTGCCGTTTGCGTGCGCGTTGCTGTTGGCGCCCGCACTGACCATCATGGCCGCGGGCGCCGCCGGCGACGAAACCGCCGCGGCAGAGCCGGCGTCCGACATGTCGATGGGCGCCTACAATGAGGCGCCGATGCTGGCCGCCATGGTGGCGGACGGCGAGCTGCCGCCGGTCGACGAACGCCTGCCGCTGGAACCGCCGGTGGTGTACTTCGCCGCCGGCGACGAGATCGGCACCTACGGCGGCACGCTTACCGTGTTCCACACCAGCATCAACCCGTGGGCCGACCTCGGCTACGAGACCGAGATCGGCGGCTACGTGATCCGCGCCAATCCCGATACCAACGAGCTGGAGCCGCTGCTGGTCAAGCGGGCGGAGATGTCCAACGACGCCATGAGTCTCACCCTCTACCTGCGCGAGGGCACGCGCTGGTCGGACGGCCACCCGATGACCGCGGACGACTACGTGTTCATGTACGAGGATGCGCACTGGAACGACAAGGTCACCACCTGGAACTGGATCCCGCAGATCAAGCGGGCGATCAAGGTGGACGACCTCACCGTACGGTTCGAGACCGACGAGCCCTACCACGCGCTGCTCGCCAAGCACGCCAGCCCGCCCGGCGGCGGCTGGCAGGCCTTCCACCCGTTCCACTACCTCAAGAAGTGGCACATCAACCACAACCCCGACGCCGGCGCGCTGGCCAAGGAAGAGGGCTTCGACACCTGGGACGAGGCGTTCAACCACCACTTCTTCTGGGCCCCGCAGCAGGACCTTGAGCAGCCCACCCACCACCCCTGGATCCTCACCGAGCGCACCAACACCGGCAAGCGCTACGTGCGCAACCCCTACTACTGGAAGGTGGACCCGGCCGGCAACCAGCTCCCTTACGTGGACCACATCCAGGCGCAGATCGTCGACGCCGAGACCTACCACCTCAAGATCATCGCCGGCGAGGCAGACTTCGCGGTGCTCGGCACCCGGTTCGACAACTTCACCCTGTACAAGGAAAACGAGGCATCCGGCGAGTACCGGGTAGTGCAGATTGCGGCACCGGTGGTGGGACATAGCGTGCTGATTCCCAACCTGTTCCACGAGGACGAGTTCACGCGCGGCATGTACCGCGACGTGCGTTTCCGGCGCGCCCTGTCGCTGGCCATCAACCGCGACGAGATCAACGAGTTGGTGTTCTTCGGCGTCGGCGTGCCGCGCTCGGCCACCATCGTGTCCACCAGCCCGTGGGCCAGGCCGGAGTGGGAGCAGGCCTGGGCCGAGCACGACCCCGATCAGGCGTCCGCCCTGCTCGACGAGCTCGGCCTGACCGAGCGCGACGCCGACGGGTTCCGCACCAGGCCCGACGGCGAGGCGTTCCTGCAGATCCTGGAGCACAACAACGAGGCCGGCGTGCCGGTTCTGGAGCTGTACAAGGAGCACTTCGAGGAGGTTGGCCTGAAGACCGAGGTGCGGTTCCGTGGCGACCTGTGGGATCGCCACAATGCCGGCACCGACAACATCCATACCGGCACCATCAGCTCGGCCGAGTTCCGGGAATACACCGACGCGGCCAAGGCCACCGAGTACGACTCCCGCTTCTACGCCGTCAAGTGGGGCATCTGGATCCGCGCCATGCGCGACCTGGAGAGCGGCGCCAAGACCCTGGACGACTTCGCCGACGGCAAGGTGCCTGGCGAGGAACCGCCCGACCTGGTCAAGGAGCTGGACGAAGCGGTGCTCGCCTGGGGCAGCAGCGACTACGGGTCGCCGGAGTACGTCGAAGCGTTCCAGAAGGTGTTCGACCTGCACGCCGAGCAGGTGTTCCTGATCGGATCGGTGGGGGTCACGCCCAACCTCGGCATCTACAAGAACCATCTCGCCAACTACCCGACCTTCTACAAGCCGGAGGCGGTGTGGCCGGGCGACCTGCTTACCTCCGCCGACAAGCTGTTCATCCGGCAGTAG
- a CDS encoding plasmid pRiA4b ORF-3 family protein has product MPIYFEFEVSLVDTDPPISRRFLLDATGTFGDLHLAIRDSFEWNGDHLWDFRTAARSRRTQRLLASVPDDDMGMWDSGDRPDAWRVPLTTHFKRVGTACRYVYDYGDDWVHHVKLRQRVPSRERFERRLVAGSLAAPIEDCGGIGGHYRMAEFVETGTDPWGDDSGETAEWIGDWKPDQFDLPSAKSAFDR; this is encoded by the coding sequence ATGCCAATCTACTTCGAGTTTGAAGTCTCTCTCGTCGATACCGACCCACCTATCTCGCGCCGTTTTCTGCTCGACGCCACTGGTACCTTCGGCGACCTGCACCTGGCGATACGGGACAGCTTCGAGTGGAACGGGGACCACCTGTGGGACTTCCGCACGGCCGCCCGCAGCCGCCGCACCCAGCGGTTGTTGGCCAGCGTGCCGGATGACGACATGGGAATGTGGGACTCCGGCGACCGTCCGGATGCGTGGAGGGTACCGCTGACAACGCACTTCAAGCGCGTGGGGACCGCCTGCCGCTACGTGTACGATTACGGAGACGACTGGGTCCACCACGTGAAGCTGCGGCAACGGGTACCGAGCCGCGAACGATTCGAGAGACGTCTGGTGGCTGGCAGCCTCGCTGCCCCAATCGAGGACTGCGGCGGCATCGGCGGGCACTATCGGATGGCCGAATTCGTGGAGACCGGTACCGATCCCTGGGGCGACGACTCCGGCGAGACCGCCGAGTGGATCGGCGACTGGAAACCGGATCAGTTCGATCTCCCATCCGCCAAGTCCGCATTCGACCGATAG
- a CDS encoding MiaB/RimO family radical SAM methylthiotransferase yields MAPAIAFTNLGCRLNIAESDALAARFAAAGYRVVDAAEPADVVVVNTCTVTGQADRKSRHALYRAVRRGGRSGGSSGARTRSPRHAGAAPHTATTASPHARDRHAARPLVVATGCYVTAQGGVACDLPGVDYAVDNDRKSAIFDLVAAHLAGEVADAAALPADPFGYRPGAQPLHTRATIKIQDGCDNFCTFCIIPAVRGRARSRPAPDILDEARRLLDEGHRELVLTGVNIGRYRWDEWSFSRLLEQMLDLPGDYRVRVSSLEPDPLDHRFVELTGHERLCPHLHLCLQSGSDRILLRMRREYDVDGYLDLVDRIRTVWRRRGVPAHFTTDVMVGFPGETAGDFAHTMEVCEAVDFGHIHTFRYSPRAGTRAARLTGAVPEPVKAERSAAVRALAAAGRRRMAQRLTGHRQQVLVEQVDGALATGYGESYLRIRFPATGRRPQPGEWYPVTVTGRLPDDRLAARPDDAWPVPPRPGAAPDERRVCR; encoded by the coding sequence GATGCACTGGCGGCGCGCTTCGCCGCGGCCGGGTACCGGGTCGTGGATGCCGCCGAGCCGGCCGACGTGGTGGTGGTCAACACCTGCACGGTCACCGGCCAGGCCGACCGCAAGTCGCGCCACGCGCTGTACCGAGCCGTCCGCCGCGGCGGGCGCTCAGGCGGGAGTTCCGGCGCGCGCACGAGGTCGCCGCGGCACGCGGGGGCGGCGCCGCACACCGCGACGACCGCCTCACCGCACGCCCGCGACCGGCACGCCGCGCGGCCCCTGGTGGTGGCCACCGGCTGCTACGTGACCGCGCAGGGCGGAGTGGCATGCGACCTGCCGGGCGTCGACTACGCCGTGGACAACGACCGCAAGAGCGCAATCTTCGACTTGGTGGCGGCCCACCTGGCGGGCGAGGTGGCCGACGCGGCGGCGCTGCCGGCGGACCCGTTCGGCTACCGGCCCGGCGCGCAGCCGCTGCACACCCGCGCCACCATCAAGATCCAGGACGGCTGCGACAACTTCTGCACCTTCTGCATCATCCCCGCGGTGCGCGGGCGGGCACGCAGCCGGCCCGCTCCCGACATCCTCGACGAGGCACGCCGCCTGCTCGACGAAGGCCACCGCGAGCTGGTGCTCACCGGCGTCAACATCGGTCGCTACCGCTGGGACGAGTGGAGCTTCAGCCGCCTGCTCGAGCAGATGCTCGACCTCCCCGGCGACTACCGGGTGCGCGTCTCCTCGCTGGAGCCCGACCCGCTCGACCACCGTTTCGTCGAGTTGACCGGCCATGAGCGCCTGTGTCCGCACCTGCACCTGTGCCTGCAGAGCGGCTCCGACCGCATCCTGCTGCGCATGCGCCGCGAGTACGACGTGGACGGCTACCTCGACCTCGTCGACCGCATCCGTACCGTCTGGCGGCGGCGCGGCGTGCCGGCCCACTTCACCACCGACGTCATGGTCGGCTTCCCCGGCGAAACCGCCGGCGACTTCGCCCATACCATGGAGGTGTGTGAGGCGGTCGACTTCGGGCACATCCACACCTTCCGCTACTCGCCGCGCGCGGGGACCCGCGCCGCGCGCCTGACGGGCGCGGTGCCGGAACCGGTCAAGGCCGAGCGCAGCGCCGCGGTCCGCGCGCTGGCCGCCGCCGGCCGGCGCCGGATGGCTCAGCGCCTCACCGGCCACCGCCAGCAGGTCCTGGTCGAGCAGGTCGACGGCGCCCTCGCCACCGGCTACGGCGAGTCCTACCTGCGCATTCGCTTCCCGGCCACCGGTCGCCGGCCCCAACCCGGCGAATGGTACCCGGTCACCGTCACCGGGCGCCTCCCCGACGACCGCCTCGCCGCCCGCCCGGACGACGCGTGGCCGGTGCCGCCGCGTCCCGGGGCGGCACCGGACGAGCGCCGGGTTTGCAGGTAG